A genomic region of Vitis vinifera cultivar Pinot Noir 40024 chromosome 7, ASM3070453v1 contains the following coding sequences:
- the LOC100254466 gene encoding cysteine-tryptophan domain-containing zinc finger protein 7 isoform X1 encodes MISVGSRDGRKGLGLGFGVGREMEDTAELEEGEAYYYKDGDDDDGASIDPDVALSYIDEKLQDVLGHFQKDFEGGVSAENLGAKFGGYGSFLPTYQRSPVWSQPRTPAKVQNCNTPRSPNNLLVEGGRHSSAVSSSAPSSVKLGATSASAGALPALKATSMSDSVKRDAYIASTRAEEFTSRESANKSANQPDQKTLKVRIKVGSDNLSARKNAEIYSGLGLDGSPSSSLENSLSESDELSRDPQDGPDESPTSILQIMTSFPLLGDLLLSPLPDDLIHLTEKERLFRDTKSGPVHKSSRESLVMFGSDSVRSDGKVSGEKKTKSVEKSSFSVDMKNGSSKEGQNGVGVIPKKEMDFDVLACEELVSNALKLPLLSNAFGDSTKGTGRASDILRESNKGVVRDKLFSDTVQEELLEPIANQEVGWVDKPNGKVSSSLKVWEDKKANSLNDASVYLRKDGNRKGEKTYNSIKADSNASKEGKVLNAELIEPPKLKAGQKATPYEQDSVKLPSGKEHTSSGAKKKSKGSQNHGTQAGSSNSGKIGSSSIHKNKKSSLVDNYTPKSELEDIKLRKEFGKPKDRYKDFFGDINLEQEENGIDSLEMPSDDRLKESDMVEKSTSALNNALKERSSGKKIWKPPTSGAYPKAATNTLPPTGNGPNSNAAPAAVAPVVIEENWVCCDKCQKWRLLPIGINPDHLPEKWLCSMLSWLPGMNRCSISEEETTKALIALYQAPAPESQHNLQSRADSVVSGVTLAGIGHPEQNHQILGSNTMLSSGKRKHGSKEISNATNHDGPTQFSNSLRKNLQTSVKSRSLNDVNQSPLANELDFQHLSKSSDLALEKQRLKQKEKHKPLECYSDGGDTKNSKMKNKSGTDQDCVRASKKIKIEGMHSTDEDWTSDHGGTNGKVHLSSSNGLPANVVSNNHFKHSERTSSKDTKYEAKDNIQVTVRKPKEQVRVSSDDGSLNVGKYDSRDIVAKKRKVKECQDTEIYSSSLPSTGHHLEDSGAFVKEEFSESDHRKEKKARVSKSEGKEFIASKSSGRTDKKVSSMRTQQQGQDLGSVLSQRSLDGVDSLKRDLGSVQPSVAVAATSSSSKVSGSHKTKTNFQEVRGSPVESVSSSPLRISNPEKHTSVRRNLMGKDDSRDVGFFAMSPRRCSDGEDDGGSERSGAMRKNKIFTVTHRGSLDSSVLDFQERDFSHLSGSKVQVQPVPSPEFTNRHFLDAGADTLGQVPRYPSEPQASDRGRNEERKDNNHYRANGSRPKKSGKGSSSRSKDKNRSFKSTCDEDKIKISDSFNESQNHMPSYEEKPRDAKNKFQEKFGSKSDRVEKNPVSKKDSAGKFSTETSKKDNHAKFGGHDSHDVKVEATCGQDEMSTPKQDLLQECDGERTSKRILSEKTDRVEIVSGRGKLLPLPPSGAQNEMLAHGSRPTPGSHKGNGADNLSVDASEGDEALKVSKQIRKTDNQNGSLHTSSRHPTPNGHRIRDPDAPSPVRRDSSSQAATNAVKEAKDLKHLADRLKHSGSNLESMGFYFQAALKFLHGASLLESSNSENAKHEMIQSMQMYSSTAKLCEYCAHEYEKNKDMAAAALAYKCVEVAYMRVIYSSHNGANRDRHELQTALQMVPPGESPSSSASDVDNLNHPVAVDKVAFAKGVGSPQVAGNHVIAAQKRPNFVRLLSFANDVNSAMEASRKSRLAFAAANANLEETQHKEGISSIKQALDYNFHDVEGLLRLVRLAMEAISR; translated from the exons atgatttCGGTGGGGAGTAGGGATGGGAGGAAGGGGTTAGGGCTAGGGTTTGGTGTTGGAAGAGAGATGGAAGACACTGCCGAGCTTGAAGAAGGTGAGGCTTATTATTATAAGGATggcgatgatgatgatggtgcgAGCATCGACCCTGATGTTGCTCTCTCTTACATC GATGAGAAACTCCAAGATGTTCTGGGGCACTTTCAAAAGGATTTTGAAGGTGGCGTCTCAGCAGAGAATTTGG GGGCAAAATTTGGTGGGTATGGTTCATTTTTACCTACTTATCAGCGTTCTCCTGTTTGGTCCCAGCCGAGGACGCCAGCAAAGGTTCAAAACTGCAACACACCCAGATCCCCAAATAATTTGTTGGTGGAG GGTGGCCGTCATAGCTCTGCCGTTTCTTCAAGTGCACCTTCATCGGTGAAGCTTGGAGCTACTTCTGCTAGTGCTGGAGCGCTGCCTGCTTTAAAGGCAACATCTATGAGTGATTCAGTCAAACGAGATGCATACATTGCATCTACTCGTGCTGAGGAATTCACTTCCAGGGAATCAGCAAATAAGTCTGCAAATCAGCCAGATCAGAAAACATTGAAAGTTCGAATTAAAGTGGGTTCCGATAACTTGTCTGCACGGAAAAATGCAGAAATTTACAGTGGTCTTGGCCTTGATGGATCTCCATCTTCATCATTGGAAAACAGTCTATCAGAAAGTGATGAGCTGTCTCGTGACCCTCAAGATGGCCCAGATGAATCTCCTACTAGTATTCTTCAG ATCATGACATCATTTCCATTGCTTGGGGACCTGCTGCTATCACCTCTTCCTGATGatctaattcacttgactgaaAAGGAAAGGCTTTTCAGGGACACCAAATCTGGGCCTGTCCACAAGAGCAGCCGAGAAAGTTTGGTCATGTTTGGATCTGATTCTGTAAGGAGTGATGGAAAAGTGTcaggagagaaaaaaacaaaatcagtgGAGAAAAGTAGTTTTTCAGTAGATATGAAGAATGGCAGTAGCAAGGAAGGTCAAAATGGTGTTGGTGTGATACCGAAGAAGGAAATGGACTTTGATGTTTTGGCTTGCGAAGAGCTAGTTTCTAATGCACTGAAGCTTCCACTTTTATCAAATGCATTTGGTGACTCAACCAAAGGTACTGGTAGAGCATCTGACATATTGAGGGAATCTAACAAGGGTGTAGTCAGGGACAAATTGTTCTCTGATACTGTGCAAGAGGAACTCTTGGAGCCAATAGCCAACCAGGAGGTTGGTTGGGTTGACAAGCCAAATGGAAAGGTTAGTTCATCTTTGAAGGTTTGGGAAGATAAAAAGGCAAATTCTCTTAATGATGCGTCTGTTTACCTGAGGAAAGATGGCAATCGCAAAGGGGAAAAGACTTATAATTCAATCAAAGCTGACTCAAATGCCTCTAAAGAGGGTAAAGTGCTAAACGCCGAACTCATAGAGCCTCCAAAGCTGAAGGCTGGTCAGAAAGCCACACCTTATGAACAAGATAGTGTGAAATTACCTTCTGGAAAGGAGCACACATCTTCTGGAGCAAAAAAGAAGTCAAAGGGAAGTCAAAATCATGGCACCCAAGCTGGCTCTTCAAATTCTGGAAAGATTGGTTCTTCGTCGATCCACAAGAATAAGAAAAGCAGTCTTGTTGACAATTATACACCTAAAAGTGAATTGGAAGACATAAAATTGCGGAAGGAGTTTGGAAAGCCGAAGGATAGATATAAAGATTTCTTTGGGGATATTAATTTAGAACAGGAAGAGAATGGAATCGATTCATTGGAAATGCCTTCTGATGATAGGTTGAAGGAATCTGACATGGTTGAAAAAAGCACATCTGCATTAAACAATGCACTGAAGGAGAGATCAAGTGGGAAGAAAATTTGGAAGCCACCTACATCAGGAGCGTATCCAAAAGCAGCTACCAATACACTTCCTCCAACTGGAAATGGGCCAAATTCTAATGCAGCTCCTGCAGCAGTAGCACCTGTAGTTATAGAAGAAAATTGGGTTTGTTGTGACAAGTGTCAGAAATGGCGGCTGCTCCCAATTGGTATAAATCCCGATCACCTCCCTGAGAAGTGGCTGTGTAGCATGCTTAGTTGGCT GCCTGGAATGAATCGTTGTAGTATCAGTGAAGAGGAGACAACAAAAGCTCTTATTGCACTTTACCAAGCCCCTGCTCCTGAGAGTCAACATAATCTGCAGAGTCGTGCTGATAGTGTTGTATCAGGAGTAACCCTGGCTGGCATTGGGCACCCCGAACAAAATCACCAAATCCTTGGTTCCAATACCATGCTTAGTAGTGGAAAGAGGAAGCATGGATCAAAGGAAATATCAAATGCAACCAACCATGATGGCCCCACACAGTTTTCAAACTCTCTGAGGAAGAACCTGCAGACATCTGTTAAAAGCAGAAGTTTAAACGATGTGAACCAGTCTCCTCTAGCGAATGAACTTGATTTTCAGCATCTGAGCAAGTCTAGTGACTTAGCTTTGGAGAAACAGAGACTTAAGCAGAAAGAGAAGCACAAACCACTTGAATGCTATTCTGATGGAG GTGATACCAAGAACtcaaagatgaaaaacaaaagcGGAACTGATCAAGATTGTGTTAGAGCCTCTAAGAAAATCAAGATAGAGGGTATGCATTCTACTGATGAGGATTGGACATCTGACCATGGTGGAACCAATGGAAAGGTGCATCTGAGCTCAAGCAATGGTTTGCCAGCTAACGTGGTGTCAAACAATCACTTCAAACACAGTGAACGCACTTCTTCTAAGGACACAAAGTACGAAGCAAAGGACAACATACAAGTTACTGTTAGAAAACCAAAAGAACAAGTCCGGGTTTCCTCAGATGATGGGTCACTGAATGTGGGAAAGTATGACAGTAGAGATATTGTTGCAAAAAAGAGGAAAGTGAAGGAGTGTCAAGATACTGAAATTTATTCCAGTTCCCTCCCAAGCACAGGACATCATCTCGAGGACAGTGGAGCTTTTGTAAAAGAGGAGTTCAGCGAGAGTGACcacagaaaggaaaagaaagcaaGGGTATCTAAGTCTGAGGGGAAAGAGTTTATTGCAAGTAAATCCAGTGGTAGAACAGATAAAAAAGTCAGTAGTATGAGGACCCAGCAGCAGGGTCAAGATCTTGGCAGTGTTCTGTCTCAGCGGAGCTTGGATGGTGTGGATTCTTTGAAAAGGGATTTGGGTTCTGTACAGCCTTCGGTCGCTGTGGCAGCTACTTCAAGCTCTTCTAAGGTTTCTGGCTCCCATAAAACCAAAACCAACTTCCAGGAAGTGAGAGGTTCACCAGTGGAATCTGTTTCTTCATCACCACTAAGGATTTCAAATCCAGAGAAGCACACATCTGTGAGACGGAACCTCATGGGGAAAGATGATTCTCGGGATGTTGGTTTTTTTGCCATGAGTCCAAGAAGATGCTCAGATGGTGAAGATGATGGTGGGAGTGAGCGATCTGGAGCAATGAGGAAGAACAAAATTTTCACTGTCACTCATCGTGGATCACTGGACTCCTCTGTACTTGATTTCCAAGAGAGGGATTTTAGTCACTTGTCAGGTAGTAAAGTACAAGTTCAGCCTGTCCCTTCTCCAGAATTCACAAATCGCCATTTTCTGGATGCTGGAGCTGATACCTTGGGCCAAGTTCCTCGTTATCCTAGTGAACCACAGGCTTCAGATCGAGGTCGCAATGAAGAGAGAAAAGACAACAACCATTACCGTGCTAATGGGTCTCGTCCTAAGAAGTCAGGAAAAGGGTCCTCTTCACGATCCAAGGACAAGAACCGAAGTTTTAAATCTACGTGTGATGAGGATAAGATCAAGATCTCTGATTCTTTTAATGAATCCCAGAATCACATGCCTTCCTATGAAGAAAAACCAAGGGATGCAAAAAACAAGTTTCAGGAGAAGTTTGGGAGCAAATCTGATAGGGTTGAGAAAAATCCTGTTAGTAAGAAAGATTCTGCTGGAAAATTTTCAACTGAGACTAGTAAAAAGGATAATCATGCGAAATTTGGAGGGCATGATAGTCATGATGTTAAAGTGGAGGCTACCTGCGGCCAGGATGAAATGTCCACTCCAAAACAGGATCTGCTGCAGGAGTGTGATGGTGAAAGGACCTCAAAGAGGATCCTTTCTGAAAAAACTGATAGAGTGGAAATAGTCTCTGGGAGAGGGAAGTTACTACCATTACCACCCTCTGGAGCTCAAAATGAGATGTTGGCTCATGGCTCCCGACCAACTCCAGGATCACACAAAGGAAATGGAGCAGACAATTTGTCAGTTGATGCTTCTGAAGGTGATGAGGCGTTGAAGGTATCAAAACAGATTAGGAAGACTGATAACCAGAATGGATCTCTGCACACTAGTTCTAGACATCCCACACCTAATGGGCACAGAATCCGGGACCCTGATGCCCCAAGTCCAGTTAGAAGGGATTCGTCTAGCCAGGCTGCTACCAATGCTGTGAAAGAAGCCAAGGATCTTAAACACCTGGCTGATCGACTCAAG CATTCTGGTTCGAATCTTGAGAGCATGGGGTTTTATTTCCAGGCTGCCCTGAAGTTTCTTCATGGAGCCTCTCTATTAGAATCCAGCAACAGTGAGAATGCTAAACATGAGATGATTCAATCGATGCAAATGTACAGTAGCACTGCAAAGTTATGCGA GTATTGTGCTCATGAATATGAGAAAAACAAAGACATGGCTGCTGCTGCTCTAGCCTACAAGTGCGTGGAGGTGGCATACATGAGGGTTATCTATTCCTCGCATAATGGTGCAAACCGAGATCGACATGAATTGCAGACAGCTCTACAAATGGTTCCTCCAG
- the LOC100254466 gene encoding cysteine-tryptophan domain-containing zinc finger protein 3 isoform X2, producing MSDSVKRDAYIASTRAEEFTSRESANKSANQPDQKTLKVRIKVGSDNLSARKNAEIYSGLGLDGSPSSSLENSLSESDELSRDPQDGPDESPTSILQIMTSFPLLGDLLLSPLPDDLIHLTEKERLFRDTKSGPVHKSSRESLVMFGSDSVRSDGKVSGEKKTKSVEKSSFSVDMKNGSSKEGQNGVGVIPKKEMDFDVLACEELVSNALKLPLLSNAFGDSTKGTGRASDILRESNKGVVRDKLFSDTVQEELLEPIANQEVGWVDKPNGKVSSSLKVWEDKKANSLNDASVYLRKDGNRKGEKTYNSIKADSNASKEGKVLNAELIEPPKLKAGQKATPYEQDSVKLPSGKEHTSSGAKKKSKGSQNHGTQAGSSNSGKIGSSSIHKNKKSSLVDNYTPKSELEDIKLRKEFGKPKDRYKDFFGDINLEQEENGIDSLEMPSDDRLKESDMVEKSTSALNNALKERSSGKKIWKPPTSGAYPKAATNTLPPTGNGPNSNAAPAAVAPVVIEENWVCCDKCQKWRLLPIGINPDHLPEKWLCSMLSWLPGMNRCSISEEETTKALIALYQAPAPESQHNLQSRADSVVSGVTLAGIGHPEQNHQILGSNTMLSSGKRKHGSKEISNATNHDGPTQFSNSLRKNLQTSVKSRSLNDVNQSPLANELDFQHLSKSSDLALEKQRLKQKEKHKPLECYSDGGDTKNSKMKNKSGTDQDCVRASKKIKIEGMHSTDEDWTSDHGGTNGKVHLSSSNGLPANVVSNNHFKHSERTSSKDTKYEAKDNIQVTVRKPKEQVRVSSDDGSLNVGKYDSRDIVAKKRKVKECQDTEIYSSSLPSTGHHLEDSGAFVKEEFSESDHRKEKKARVSKSEGKEFIASKSSGRTDKKVSSMRTQQQGQDLGSVLSQRSLDGVDSLKRDLGSVQPSVAVAATSSSSKVSGSHKTKTNFQEVRGSPVESVSSSPLRISNPEKHTSVRRNLMGKDDSRDVGFFAMSPRRCSDGEDDGGSERSGAMRKNKIFTVTHRGSLDSSVLDFQERDFSHLSGSKVQVQPVPSPEFTNRHFLDAGADTLGQVPRYPSEPQASDRGRNEERKDNNHYRANGSRPKKSGKGSSSRSKDKNRSFKSTCDEDKIKISDSFNESQNHMPSYEEKPRDAKNKFQEKFGSKSDRVEKNPVSKKDSAGKFSTETSKKDNHAKFGGHDSHDVKVEATCGQDEMSTPKQDLLQECDGERTSKRILSEKTDRVEIVSGRGKLLPLPPSGAQNEMLAHGSRPTPGSHKGNGADNLSVDASEGDEALKVSKQIRKTDNQNGSLHTSSRHPTPNGHRIRDPDAPSPVRRDSSSQAATNAVKEAKDLKHLADRLKHSGSNLESMGFYFQAALKFLHGASLLESSNSENAKHEMIQSMQMYSSTAKLCEYCAHEYEKNKDMAAAALAYKCVEVAYMRVIYSSHNGANRDRHELQTALQMVPPGESPSSSASDVDNLNHPVAVDKVAFAKGVGSPQVAGNHVIAAQKRPNFVRLLSFANDVNSAMEASRKSRLAFAAANANLEETQHKEGISSIKQALDYNFHDVEGLLRLVRLAMEAISR from the exons ATGAGTGATTCAGTCAAACGAGATGCATACATTGCATCTACTCGTGCTGAGGAATTCACTTCCAGGGAATCAGCAAATAAGTCTGCAAATCAGCCAGATCAGAAAACATTGAAAGTTCGAATTAAAGTGGGTTCCGATAACTTGTCTGCACGGAAAAATGCAGAAATTTACAGTGGTCTTGGCCTTGATGGATCTCCATCTTCATCATTGGAAAACAGTCTATCAGAAAGTGATGAGCTGTCTCGTGACCCTCAAGATGGCCCAGATGAATCTCCTACTAGTATTCTTCAG ATCATGACATCATTTCCATTGCTTGGGGACCTGCTGCTATCACCTCTTCCTGATGatctaattcacttgactgaaAAGGAAAGGCTTTTCAGGGACACCAAATCTGGGCCTGTCCACAAGAGCAGCCGAGAAAGTTTGGTCATGTTTGGATCTGATTCTGTAAGGAGTGATGGAAAAGTGTcaggagagaaaaaaacaaaatcagtgGAGAAAAGTAGTTTTTCAGTAGATATGAAGAATGGCAGTAGCAAGGAAGGTCAAAATGGTGTTGGTGTGATACCGAAGAAGGAAATGGACTTTGATGTTTTGGCTTGCGAAGAGCTAGTTTCTAATGCACTGAAGCTTCCACTTTTATCAAATGCATTTGGTGACTCAACCAAAGGTACTGGTAGAGCATCTGACATATTGAGGGAATCTAACAAGGGTGTAGTCAGGGACAAATTGTTCTCTGATACTGTGCAAGAGGAACTCTTGGAGCCAATAGCCAACCAGGAGGTTGGTTGGGTTGACAAGCCAAATGGAAAGGTTAGTTCATCTTTGAAGGTTTGGGAAGATAAAAAGGCAAATTCTCTTAATGATGCGTCTGTTTACCTGAGGAAAGATGGCAATCGCAAAGGGGAAAAGACTTATAATTCAATCAAAGCTGACTCAAATGCCTCTAAAGAGGGTAAAGTGCTAAACGCCGAACTCATAGAGCCTCCAAAGCTGAAGGCTGGTCAGAAAGCCACACCTTATGAACAAGATAGTGTGAAATTACCTTCTGGAAAGGAGCACACATCTTCTGGAGCAAAAAAGAAGTCAAAGGGAAGTCAAAATCATGGCACCCAAGCTGGCTCTTCAAATTCTGGAAAGATTGGTTCTTCGTCGATCCACAAGAATAAGAAAAGCAGTCTTGTTGACAATTATACACCTAAAAGTGAATTGGAAGACATAAAATTGCGGAAGGAGTTTGGAAAGCCGAAGGATAGATATAAAGATTTCTTTGGGGATATTAATTTAGAACAGGAAGAGAATGGAATCGATTCATTGGAAATGCCTTCTGATGATAGGTTGAAGGAATCTGACATGGTTGAAAAAAGCACATCTGCATTAAACAATGCACTGAAGGAGAGATCAAGTGGGAAGAAAATTTGGAAGCCACCTACATCAGGAGCGTATCCAAAAGCAGCTACCAATACACTTCCTCCAACTGGAAATGGGCCAAATTCTAATGCAGCTCCTGCAGCAGTAGCACCTGTAGTTATAGAAGAAAATTGGGTTTGTTGTGACAAGTGTCAGAAATGGCGGCTGCTCCCAATTGGTATAAATCCCGATCACCTCCCTGAGAAGTGGCTGTGTAGCATGCTTAGTTGGCT GCCTGGAATGAATCGTTGTAGTATCAGTGAAGAGGAGACAACAAAAGCTCTTATTGCACTTTACCAAGCCCCTGCTCCTGAGAGTCAACATAATCTGCAGAGTCGTGCTGATAGTGTTGTATCAGGAGTAACCCTGGCTGGCATTGGGCACCCCGAACAAAATCACCAAATCCTTGGTTCCAATACCATGCTTAGTAGTGGAAAGAGGAAGCATGGATCAAAGGAAATATCAAATGCAACCAACCATGATGGCCCCACACAGTTTTCAAACTCTCTGAGGAAGAACCTGCAGACATCTGTTAAAAGCAGAAGTTTAAACGATGTGAACCAGTCTCCTCTAGCGAATGAACTTGATTTTCAGCATCTGAGCAAGTCTAGTGACTTAGCTTTGGAGAAACAGAGACTTAAGCAGAAAGAGAAGCACAAACCACTTGAATGCTATTCTGATGGAG GTGATACCAAGAACtcaaagatgaaaaacaaaagcGGAACTGATCAAGATTGTGTTAGAGCCTCTAAGAAAATCAAGATAGAGGGTATGCATTCTACTGATGAGGATTGGACATCTGACCATGGTGGAACCAATGGAAAGGTGCATCTGAGCTCAAGCAATGGTTTGCCAGCTAACGTGGTGTCAAACAATCACTTCAAACACAGTGAACGCACTTCTTCTAAGGACACAAAGTACGAAGCAAAGGACAACATACAAGTTACTGTTAGAAAACCAAAAGAACAAGTCCGGGTTTCCTCAGATGATGGGTCACTGAATGTGGGAAAGTATGACAGTAGAGATATTGTTGCAAAAAAGAGGAAAGTGAAGGAGTGTCAAGATACTGAAATTTATTCCAGTTCCCTCCCAAGCACAGGACATCATCTCGAGGACAGTGGAGCTTTTGTAAAAGAGGAGTTCAGCGAGAGTGACcacagaaaggaaaagaaagcaaGGGTATCTAAGTCTGAGGGGAAAGAGTTTATTGCAAGTAAATCCAGTGGTAGAACAGATAAAAAAGTCAGTAGTATGAGGACCCAGCAGCAGGGTCAAGATCTTGGCAGTGTTCTGTCTCAGCGGAGCTTGGATGGTGTGGATTCTTTGAAAAGGGATTTGGGTTCTGTACAGCCTTCGGTCGCTGTGGCAGCTACTTCAAGCTCTTCTAAGGTTTCTGGCTCCCATAAAACCAAAACCAACTTCCAGGAAGTGAGAGGTTCACCAGTGGAATCTGTTTCTTCATCACCACTAAGGATTTCAAATCCAGAGAAGCACACATCTGTGAGACGGAACCTCATGGGGAAAGATGATTCTCGGGATGTTGGTTTTTTTGCCATGAGTCCAAGAAGATGCTCAGATGGTGAAGATGATGGTGGGAGTGAGCGATCTGGAGCAATGAGGAAGAACAAAATTTTCACTGTCACTCATCGTGGATCACTGGACTCCTCTGTACTTGATTTCCAAGAGAGGGATTTTAGTCACTTGTCAGGTAGTAAAGTACAAGTTCAGCCTGTCCCTTCTCCAGAATTCACAAATCGCCATTTTCTGGATGCTGGAGCTGATACCTTGGGCCAAGTTCCTCGTTATCCTAGTGAACCACAGGCTTCAGATCGAGGTCGCAATGAAGAGAGAAAAGACAACAACCATTACCGTGCTAATGGGTCTCGTCCTAAGAAGTCAGGAAAAGGGTCCTCTTCACGATCCAAGGACAAGAACCGAAGTTTTAAATCTACGTGTGATGAGGATAAGATCAAGATCTCTGATTCTTTTAATGAATCCCAGAATCACATGCCTTCCTATGAAGAAAAACCAAGGGATGCAAAAAACAAGTTTCAGGAGAAGTTTGGGAGCAAATCTGATAGGGTTGAGAAAAATCCTGTTAGTAAGAAAGATTCTGCTGGAAAATTTTCAACTGAGACTAGTAAAAAGGATAATCATGCGAAATTTGGAGGGCATGATAGTCATGATGTTAAAGTGGAGGCTACCTGCGGCCAGGATGAAATGTCCACTCCAAAACAGGATCTGCTGCAGGAGTGTGATGGTGAAAGGACCTCAAAGAGGATCCTTTCTGAAAAAACTGATAGAGTGGAAATAGTCTCTGGGAGAGGGAAGTTACTACCATTACCACCCTCTGGAGCTCAAAATGAGATGTTGGCTCATGGCTCCCGACCAACTCCAGGATCACACAAAGGAAATGGAGCAGACAATTTGTCAGTTGATGCTTCTGAAGGTGATGAGGCGTTGAAGGTATCAAAACAGATTAGGAAGACTGATAACCAGAATGGATCTCTGCACACTAGTTCTAGACATCCCACACCTAATGGGCACAGAATCCGGGACCCTGATGCCCCAAGTCCAGTTAGAAGGGATTCGTCTAGCCAGGCTGCTACCAATGCTGTGAAAGAAGCCAAGGATCTTAAACACCTGGCTGATCGACTCAAG CATTCTGGTTCGAATCTTGAGAGCATGGGGTTTTATTTCCAGGCTGCCCTGAAGTTTCTTCATGGAGCCTCTCTATTAGAATCCAGCAACAGTGAGAATGCTAAACATGAGATGATTCAATCGATGCAAATGTACAGTAGCACTGCAAAGTTATGCGA GTATTGTGCTCATGAATATGAGAAAAACAAAGACATGGCTGCTGCTGCTCTAGCCTACAAGTGCGTGGAGGTGGCATACATGAGGGTTATCTATTCCTCGCATAATGGTGCAAACCGAGATCGACATGAATTGCAGACAGCTCTACAAATGGTTCCTCCAG